GTCGGTGCCGTTGGCCGGAGACTCCATTATGCGCGCGGCGAACGCTAGCTCACGCCTGGCTAGCGCTTGCTAAcgctgccgcgcgcgcgcgttctTCTGCCCGGCCGGCCGATGGGTTGCTTGTGGAAATGTTAGCTCGGGAAGGCATTTTAtggggggtggaggagggagatcGTTCGATTCGTTGGGTTGGTTTTGCAGTTTGGGGCGCGTGACAGACTGACAGTTGATTTGGCTGTCAAGTGAAGTGCTTTGCGGATGCTAAAGATGGCAATTTTCGCGTGTTTGTTGTGGCGGCAGTTTTCGCTGTATGCGATGCTGGAGCAGGGGAGGAAAATGTCTATCTCTGTTCGAGCTGGCTTGCGGTTCAGCGATTGTTCTTCCTGTCCAGTTTAGCGATTGTTCTTCCTGTCAGTAACTCACTGGTTTGGCATTTAACCGAGCTCTGAACGGTTTGAAGTAGGGATGGATGTTAATTATTGGCGCTTCACCCATACTTATGGGCGTGATCTGGAGAAAGCGATGCGCGTAGGCAAGCATCGAGCTAGTTTAAAATCTGCCCACTCGCTAAGAACCAACAAAGTTTAATTTCTCCGTAGGCAAAGCATCAATGCACTAATTTTTCCTTTCTCCTCACGCACGCTGCACGCACACGTATAACTGTATCAGGCACTTCGGAAAGGTATAGGCCTTCCTGAACATTCGAACAGATCGCAGCACTACGGCCAGGGAGCCCGGGACAGCAACACACGCCAGAGCGCCGCACGCGTCACCACGTGTCCCCTTCCCGAGCTTGCACCGCAACGTGTCTCCGGACGTGTCACCTCCCTCGTctccgccgctccacctccatATAACAACTCACAGTCCCCCGCGCTCTGCCCCCCGTGCAAGCTCACGATCCTGAAACCTATCCACAATCACTAGCTCGCTCTGATCCAATCCAATATCGCCGGTTagccgtcgacgccgccgtctATGTCCAGACTGATGACCGCCATGCTGCTCGGGGGTgcgcgcgtcgccggcgccgccaagcTCGCCGGCAGCGCTGCCGTTAAGCAGGCTGCCGTCCCCACGCCGGCGTGCTTCCTTCCTCCCCGCCCGCCGCAGCCGGCGAGCTGGAGCCGACTCTGCTTGCAGACTGCGCCAAGATCGTCTCAGGTAAGCACACTCTGCTGGATCACTGGTGGCACGTCGACTCGGAGATGTATAGATGCTGACACGCACGAACGATCTGTTTCTAGGCGTACAACAACGCGCCGGACGACCGGAGGGACATCAAGGACAAGTacaaggacgcggcggcggaggcgaaggaCGCCACCGGCGATGCCAAGGAGCATGTGAAGGGGATGGCCGGGGAGGCCAAGGACAGGGCCCAGGACAAGGCCGGCCGCGTGGTCGACCAGGCTTCGGACATGGCGGGAAGAGCCAAGGACCAGACCAAGGGCATGGCGGAGGACGCCGCGGACGGCGCGTCCCGGGTGGCGAACAGGACGAAGCACGAGACGAAggacgcggcgcgggaggccgcgggcacggcggcgcaCGTGAAGGACCGGGCCAAGGAGATGGGGCACGAGGCGGCGGACCGGgcgcaggaggcggcgcgggctgCCAAGGACCGGACGGGGGACGCGGCGGAGCGGGCCATGGACAGGGCCGGCGAGGCCAAGGACCGCGCCGTGGAGGGGACCAAGTCGGCCGGGGAGAAGGTGGTGGAGATGACCAAGGATGGCGCG
This portion of the Setaria viridis chromosome 7, Setaria_viridis_v4.0, whole genome shotgun sequence genome encodes:
- the LOC117863329 gene encoding uncharacterized protein: MSRLMTAMLLGGARVAGAAKLAGSAAVKQAAVPTPACFLPPRPPQPASWSRLCLQTAPRSSQAYNNAPDDRRDIKDKYKDAAAEAKDATGDAKEHVKGMAGEAKDRAQDKAGRVVDQASDMAGRAKDQTKGMAEDAADGASRVANRTKHETKDAAREAAGTAAHVKDRAKEMGHEAADRAQEAARAAKDRTGDAAERAMDRAGEAKDRAVEGTKSAGEKVVEMTKDGASKVAETAQAISEKAKQAARGTWDAAKETAQSVKDSVVPDAADVDAAVKERDRIAREMDRVEQERNKREAREKGSGLP